In a single window of the Orbaceae bacterium lpD04 genome:
- the sucC gene encoding ADP-forming succinate--CoA ligase subunit beta: MNLHEYQAKFLFKKYGLPVPMGYVCQSVDEVSETLAELTAQNSQGKWVAKCQVHAGGRGKAGGVICTDNFQEIKQFSEHWLGRRLVTYQTDEHGQPVNKILIEQASNINNEIYLGIIVDRSQKRIVIMVSTEGGMEIESVATNTPELIFKVEIDPLIGASAYQGRELAFKLGLSGKLINQFTKIFMNLTKLFIENDVSLAEINPLVITKDEELICVDAKVVLDDNALYRHPELSILRDITQEDERESIATKQGISYVSLNGNIGCMVNGAGLAMATMDIIKQYGGEPANFLDVGGGATKERVAEAFKLILSDNHVKAILVNIFGGIVRCDLIADGIIGAIKQIELTIPVVVRLEGNNAELARKILADSQLNIISAESLVDAAQKISAVAK, encoded by the coding sequence ATGAATCTGCATGAATACCAAGCAAAATTTTTATTTAAAAAGTATGGACTACCAGTGCCAATGGGGTATGTCTGTCAATCAGTCGATGAAGTTTCGGAAACATTAGCCGAACTTACCGCACAAAATTCGCAAGGTAAATGGGTTGCAAAATGCCAAGTTCATGCTGGTGGGCGAGGGAAAGCCGGTGGCGTTATTTGTACTGATAACTTTCAAGAGATTAAACAATTTAGTGAGCATTGGTTAGGTCGCCGTTTGGTAACTTATCAAACTGATGAGCATGGCCAACCAGTAAATAAAATTTTAATTGAACAAGCGTCTAATATTAATAATGAAATATATTTAGGTATTATTGTTGATAGAAGCCAAAAACGCATTGTTATTATGGTATCAACCGAAGGTGGGATGGAAATTGAATCGGTTGCAACAAATACCCCTGAACTTATTTTTAAAGTTGAAATTGATCCATTAATTGGCGCAAGTGCCTATCAGGGACGAGAACTCGCATTTAAACTTGGTTTAAGCGGTAAGTTAATTAATCAATTTACTAAAATTTTTATGAATCTAACAAAGCTTTTTATTGAAAATGATGTCTCTTTAGCTGAGATAAATCCATTAGTGATAACAAAAGATGAAGAATTAATTTGTGTTGATGCAAAAGTAGTACTAGATGATAACGCGCTTTACCGCCATCCCGAACTGAGTATTTTACGCGATATTACTCAAGAAGATGAAAGAGAATCGATTGCAACTAAACAAGGCATTAGTTATGTGTCTTTAAATGGTAATATTGGTTGTATGGTAAATGGTGCAGGCCTTGCTATGGCAACGATGGATATTATTAAACAATATGGCGGAGAGCCAGCAAACTTTCTTGATGTTGGCGGCGGGGCAACGAAAGAACGAGTGGCAGAGGCATTTAAATTAATCTTATCTGATAATCATGTAAAAGCCATTTTAGTTAATATTTTTGGCGGCATTGTGCGCTGCGATCTTATTGCTGATGGGATTATCGGCGCGATAAAGCAAATTGAGCTAACTATCCCGGTTGTTGTTCGACTTGAAGGTAATAATGCAGAACTTGCAAGAAAGATTCTTGCTGATAGCCAGCTTAATATTATCAGCGCAGAAAGTTTAGTTGATGCTGCGCAAAAAATATCTGCCGTTGCTAAATAA
- the sucD gene encoding succinate--CoA ligase subunit alpha, with product MSILINKDTKVICQGFTGSQGTFHSQQALAYGTKLVGGVTPGKGGSEHLGLPVFNTVKEAVDATGATASVIYVPAAFGKDSILEAIDAGIKLIVCITEGIPTLDMLFIKEKLKQSDAIMIGPNCPGIIVPDQCKIGIMPGHIHLAGKVGIISRSGTLTYEAVKQTTDIGVGQSVCIGIGGDPIPGSDFISMLALLEKDPDTEVIVMIGEIGGTAEELAAQYIKHHVSKPVISYIAGVTAPTGKRMGHAGAIISGGKGTAAEKTKALEEAGVIVVSSLIDIGSAVRKQFN from the coding sequence ATGTCGATTTTAATTAATAAAGATACCAAAGTTATTTGCCAAGGGTTTACCGGAAGTCAGGGCACTTTTCATTCGCAGCAAGCACTTGCTTATGGCACTAAACTCGTTGGTGGGGTAACGCCGGGTAAAGGCGGTAGTGAGCACTTAGGCTTACCCGTTTTTAATACTGTTAAAGAGGCTGTTGACGCGACGGGGGCAACAGCTAGCGTAATTTATGTTCCTGCTGCTTTTGGTAAGGATTCGATATTAGAGGCAATTGATGCCGGTATTAAATTGATTGTTTGTATTACTGAAGGGATCCCAACTCTTGATATGCTATTTATTAAAGAAAAATTAAAGCAAAGCGATGCGATTATGATTGGGCCTAATTGCCCAGGGATTATTGTTCCAGACCAGTGTAAGATTGGCATAATGCCAGGCCATATTCACCTTGCAGGTAAAGTTGGCATTATTTCGCGATCAGGAACACTCACTTATGAAGCAGTAAAACAAACGACAGATATTGGCGTTGGGCAGTCAGTTTGTATTGGTATTGGCGGTGATCCTATTCCTGGGAGTGATTTTATTTCTATGCTTGCTTTGTTAGAAAAAGATCCTGATACTGAAGTTATTGTTATGATTGGTGAAATCGGCGGCACAGCTGAAGAACTTGCGGCTCAATATATTAAACACCATGTTTCTAAGCCAGTAATTAGCTATATTGCAGGTGTAACCGCTCCGACAGGTAAACGAATGGGGCATGCTGGGGCAATTATTTCAGGGGGAAAAGGGACTGCTGCAGAAAAAACTAAAGCGCTAGAAGAGGCTGGAGTCATTGTCGTTTCAAGTTTAATTGATATCGGTAGTGCAGTAAGGAAACAATTTAATTAG
- a CDS encoding cytochrome ubiquinol oxidase subunit I translates to MLDIVEISRLQFALTAMYHFIFVPLTLGMAFLLAIMETVYVVSGKQIWKDMTKFWGKLFGINFALGVATGLTMEFQFGTNWSYYAHYVGDVFGAPLAIEGLMAFFLESTMVGLFFFGWDRMSKGKHLMVTWLVAVGSNLSALWILVANGWMQFPIGSEFNPLNSRMEMSNFFELISSPVAQFKFAHTVSAGYVTGAIFVLSISSYYLLRKRDIAFAKRSFAVAAVFGFVMSLNLIMMGDEAGHEMTTIQPAKLAAIEAEWETHPAPAAFNLIAFPSQSKEENLFAIEIPYVMGIMTTRSLDTKVTGLKEIMADNEVKIRNGILAYENLEKINQGNNDPRIHQIFEQNKDDLGYGYLVKRFTDRDNISISQATEANIQAAVKDSIPAVWPLFWAFRIMVGLGFLMLLGIAIAVWITFKNKIGEKRWLHRFFLLILPFPWIASECGWFVAEYGRQPWAIEGILPTGVANSSLTAGEVLFTLILICGLYTLFLVAEMFLMFKFARLGPSSLGTGKYHYEKMQPEVTTE, encoded by the coding sequence ATGTTAGACATCGTTGAAATATCAAGACTCCAATTTGCGCTAACTGCAATGTATCACTTCATTTTTGTTCCTTTAACATTAGGAATGGCATTTTTACTTGCTATTATGGAGACGGTATATGTTGTAAGTGGTAAGCAAATTTGGAAAGACATGACCAAATTCTGGGGGAAGTTATTTGGAATTAACTTCGCTCTAGGCGTAGCTACTGGTTTAACAATGGAATTCCAGTTTGGGACGAACTGGTCTTATTATGCGCATTATGTTGGTGATGTTTTTGGTGCACCACTTGCAATTGAAGGCCTAATGGCATTCTTTTTAGAGTCAACTATGGTTGGACTTTTCTTCTTCGGTTGGGACCGAATGAGCAAAGGCAAACATTTAATGGTGACTTGGCTTGTAGCTGTTGGTTCAAACTTATCTGCGCTATGGATTTTAGTCGCTAATGGTTGGATGCAATTCCCAATTGGTTCTGAATTCAATCCATTAAACTCACGTATGGAAATGAGTAATTTCTTTGAACTTATCTCAAGCCCTGTTGCGCAATTTAAATTTGCTCATACCGTTTCTGCAGGTTATGTGACTGGCGCTATTTTTGTTTTAAGTATTAGTTCATACTACTTATTAAGAAAACGTGATATTGCTTTTGCTAAACGCTCGTTTGCTGTTGCAGCAGTGTTTGGTTTTGTCATGTCTCTTAACTTAATTATGATGGGTGATGAAGCGGGTCATGAAATGACAACTATTCAACCAGCTAAGCTTGCAGCTATTGAAGCTGAATGGGAAACACATCCAGCACCAGCTGCATTTAATCTTATTGCTTTCCCATCTCAATCAAAAGAAGAAAACTTATTTGCCATTGAGATCCCTTATGTAATGGGGATTATGACAACACGTTCTTTGGATACAAAAGTGACTGGCTTGAAAGAGATTATGGCTGATAATGAAGTCAAAATCCGTAATGGTATTTTAGCCTATGAAAATCTAGAAAAAATTAATCAAGGTAATAACGATCCACGTATTCATCAAATTTTCGAACAAAATAAAGATGACCTTGGTTATGGCTATTTAGTAAAACGCTTTACTGATAGAGATAATATTTCTATTTCACAAGCGACAGAGGCGAATATCCAAGCAGCAGTTAAAGATTCAATCCCTGCAGTTTGGCCATTATTTTGGGCATTTAGAATAATGGTTGGTCTTGGATTTTTAATGTTATTAGGTATTGCTATTGCAGTATGGATAACATTTAAAAATAAAATTGGCGAAAAACGTTGGTTACATCGTTTCTTCTTACTTATTCTTCCATTTCCTTGGATTGCAAGTGAGTGTGGCTGGTTTGTAGCTGAATATGGTCGTCAACCATGGGCTATTGAAGGGATTTTACCGACGGGAGTTGCAAACTCCTCATTAACTGCCGGTGAAGTTCTGTTTACATTGATATTAATCTGTGGGTTATATACGTTATTCTTGGTAGCTGAGATGTTCCTTATGTTTAAATTTGCTCGTTTAGGGCCAAGTTCATTAGGGACAGGTAAATATCATTATGAAAAAATGCAACCAGAAGTGACAACAGAATAA
- the cydB gene encoding cytochrome d ubiquinol oxidase subunit II, which produces MFDYEVLRVIWWVIIGVVLIGFVVTDGFDMGVGILLPIIGKTNNERRIMINSIAPHWDGNQVWLITAGAGLFAAWPMVYAASFSGFYIAMILVLCALFFRPLGFDYRGKLETSKWRNLWDTGIFIGSFVPALVFGVAFGNLLQGVPFDINTFQRSFYHGSFFGLLNPFALLAGIVSLTMIVTQGGAWLQLKTSGELYLRARKATQISTLIMMVAFILAGIWVTFGMHGYEITSVINHNADSNPLLKTVSTDTTWLTNFNNLPILWLVPVLGVVLPLLSVLFSALNKNALVFITSSLTIACVLFTFGIATFPFIMPSSLAPNVSLTIWDATSSHLTLTIMFWVVVIFLPIVLLYTIWSYMKMFGRLNKNYIEKNDHVLY; this is translated from the coding sequence ATGTTTGATTATGAAGTGTTACGCGTCATTTGGTGGGTGATCATCGGCGTCGTACTAATTGGATTTGTTGTTACTGATGGTTTTGATATGGGGGTAGGTATTTTACTTCCTATCATAGGCAAGACTAATAATGAACGTAGAATTATGATTAACTCGATTGCCCCTCATTGGGACGGCAATCAAGTTTGGTTAATTACTGCTGGTGCTGGATTATTTGCTGCATGGCCAATGGTTTATGCTGCATCGTTCTCTGGCTTTTATATTGCAATGATTTTAGTTCTATGCGCATTATTCTTTAGACCTCTTGGTTTTGATTATCGAGGCAAGTTAGAAACTTCAAAATGGCGTAATCTATGGGATACGGGTATTTTTATCGGTAGTTTTGTGCCTGCTTTGGTTTTTGGTGTCGCATTTGGTAACTTATTACAAGGTGTACCTTTTGATATTAATACATTCCAACGTTCTTTCTATCATGGTAGTTTCTTTGGTTTATTAAATCCATTTGCACTATTAGCAGGTATTGTCAGTTTGACAATGATTGTTACTCAAGGTGGCGCTTGGTTACAGCTTAAAACATCGGGCGAGCTTTACTTACGAGCACGTAAAGCGACTCAAATTTCAACATTAATTATGATGGTTGCTTTTATTTTAGCCGGTATATGGGTAACTTTTGGCATGCACGGCTATGAAATTACGAGTGTTATTAATCATAATGCAGATTCTAACCCGTTATTAAAAACAGTATCAACTGATACAACATGGTTAACTAACTTTAATAACTTGCCTATATTATGGCTTGTGCCAGTTCTTGGTGTTGTATTGCCGCTTCTAAGTGTACTGTTCTCTGCTTTAAATAAAAATGCACTTGTGTTTATCACTTCATCACTAACTATCGCTTGTGTATTGTTTACTTTTGGTATTGCAACATTCCCATTCATTATGCCATCAAGTTTAGCTCCGAATGTTAGCTTAACGATTTGGGATGCAACCTCAAGCCACTTAACATTAACCATTATGTTCTGGGTTGTTGTGATATTCTTACCAATTGTTTTACTATATACAATATGGTCTTATATGAAGATGTTTGGGCGATTAAATAAAAATTACATTGAAAAAAATGATCATGTACTTTACTAG
- a CDS encoding DUF945 family protein, producing the protein MKLFEILRPKKIALYTALILGSSFVVVGCDNSKAPVSVEKAAEKAAEKPAEMSQQQLSDFIKNSVTNFITKYNQVQSFAVISLQSFTPSADNKQITIVLRTELVNLDDDDDEQPIIIDLTYLITPEQSLQNNAYAVAKFVAQKISLVSDSSTLDPDSFPAFVKQFINDAGLAENGYVMASGDILSDIVSKNGFDYVNDNAYDDLSAFNLAPSNYHFQTKDSMKLIDVHYSLPSLSFEFDDTKVFINNINTQQLDHSFDKNFAYTGQNFYKIDSININDDDKNIALKDIIINTTSNINDRGFGNQYVTSSLSGNFPNAAGQQINFSASGNVKVENLNLEASKKWNQYFGSPAFAYGSSDTEKLEILRDVFSDGFSFAITDTNIEIDGAKGNFDFSFEVAPMNISSTAKANAVMMQIFNNLTIQVNSVVPTKWFNVLGTGMSQDNLDKTIKQMVQQIDAMGYDGALTYDGEKLTAHFDIKKGNVFVNGELKGSLINTLAAFM; encoded by the coding sequence ATGAAACTTTTTGAGATATTAAGACCTAAAAAAATTGCACTTTATACCGCTTTAATCCTCGGTTCTAGTTTTGTTGTTGTGGGATGTGATAATAGTAAAGCCCCTGTTTCAGTAGAAAAAGCAGCAGAAAAAGCAGCAGAAAAACCGGCAGAGATGTCACAACAGCAGCTATCTGACTTTATCAAAAATAGCGTAACTAACTTTATTACTAAATATAATCAAGTTCAGAGCTTTGCAGTTATTTCTTTGCAAAGCTTTACACCGAGTGCTGATAATAAGCAAATAACAATCGTATTAAGAACTGAGTTAGTTAATTTAGACGACGATGATGATGAACAACCGATTATAATTGACCTAACTTATTTAATTACACCAGAGCAATCATTGCAAAATAATGCTTATGCCGTTGCGAAATTTGTTGCACAAAAAATATCACTAGTGAGTGATTCATCAACACTTGATCCTGATTCATTTCCTGCATTTGTGAAACAATTTATTAATGATGCTGGATTAGCCGAAAACGGTTATGTTATGGCCTCTGGCGATATTCTATCGGATATTGTATCAAAGAATGGTTTTGATTATGTTAATGATAATGCTTATGATGATTTAAGTGCATTTAATCTTGCGCCATCGAATTATCATTTCCAAACTAAAGATAGCATGAAGCTTATTGATGTTCATTATAGTTTGCCGTCACTTAGTTTTGAATTTGATGACACAAAAGTATTTATTAATAATATTAATACTCAGCAATTAGATCATTCATTTGATAAGAACTTTGCTTATACTGGGCAAAATTTTTATAAAATAGATTCGATAAATATTAATGATGATGATAAAAATATTGCATTAAAAGATATCATCATTAATACAACATCAAATATCAATGATAGAGGATTTGGTAATCAATATGTGACATCTTCTCTTTCTGGTAATTTTCCTAATGCGGCAGGGCAACAAATTAATTTTTCAGCTAGTGGTAATGTAAAAGTTGAAAATTTAAATTTAGAAGCATCAAAAAAATGGAATCAATATTTTGGTAGTCCAGCTTTTGCATATGGCAGTAGCGATACGGAAAAACTAGAAATTTTGCGTGATGTATTTAGCGATGGTTTTTCTTTTGCTATCACAGATACGAATATCGAGATAGATGGTGCGAAAGGTAATTTTGATTTTTCGTTTGAAGTTGCACCAATGAATATTTCAAGTACAGCAAAAGCAAATGCCGTAATGATGCAGATTTTTAATAATTTAACTATTCAAGTTAATAGTGTAGTTCCAACTAAATGGTTCAACGTATTAGGTACTGGCATGAGTCAAGATAATTTAGATAAAACGATAAAACAAATGGTTCAACAAATTGATGCAATGGGTTACGACGGCGCATTAACATATGACGGTGAAAAACTTACTGCTCATTTTGATATTAAAAAAGGCAATGTATTTGTCAATGGTGAATTAAAAGGTTCTTTAATAAATACACTTGCTGCTTTTATGTAG
- a CDS encoding aminotransferase class III-fold pyridoxal phosphate-dependent enzyme: MSKPTFDALKGRPDDAILLADEAKYCSFGDTVHYVEPPKIFDGCEGSYMYDKEGKAYLDLQMWYSACNFGYANERLNNVLKQQIDTLPQCASQYLHPTKIELAKTIAQGMKSRFGTDGRVHFNVGGSQCIEDSLKVVRNATNGKSLMFAFQGGYHGRTLGASSITSSYRYRRRYGHFGDRAMFVPFPYPFRRPKGMTAEEYGEYLVADFARLFETEYHGVWDPKVGQAEYAAFYAEPLQATGGYIVPPRNYFKGLKKVLDQYGILLVVDEIQMGFYRTGKLWSIEHFDVKPDVVVFAKALTNGLNPLGGLWAREELINPTVFPVGSTHSTFASNPLGTAVGLEVLKMTSEKDYESMVMDSGAYFLEGLKSLEKRHKEIGEVDGLGLALRAEICTEDGFTANKALVDKMVDIGMSGDLDWKGQKMGLVLDIGGYYKNVITFAPSLHISKAEIDQGIELLDQLITRAKKELA; encoded by the coding sequence ATGAGTAAACCAACCTTCGATGCGTTAAAAGGTCGACCAGATGATGCAATATTATTAGCTGATGAAGCTAAGTATTGTTCTTTTGGAGATACAGTTCATTATGTCGAACCACCAAAAATTTTTGATGGTTGCGAAGGTAGCTACATGTATGATAAAGAAGGTAAAGCTTACCTTGATTTACAAATGTGGTATTCAGCATGTAACTTTGGTTATGCTAATGAACGTTTAAATAATGTGCTTAAGCAACAAATTGATACTTTACCACAATGTGCAAGTCAGTATCTTCATCCAACCAAAATTGAATTAGCGAAAACCATTGCTCAAGGAATGAAATCACGTTTTGGTACTGATGGTCGCGTTCACTTTAATGTCGGTGGATCGCAGTGTATTGAAGATTCATTAAAAGTTGTGCGTAATGCAACTAACGGTAAATCATTAATGTTTGCTTTCCAAGGCGGATATCATGGACGCACCTTAGGGGCATCATCAATTACGTCTAGCTACCGTTATCGTCGTCGTTATGGTCATTTTGGCGATCGTGCGATGTTTGTGCCATTCCCATATCCTTTCCGCCGCCCTAAAGGGATGACAGCTGAAGAGTATGGTGAATACTTAGTTGCCGATTTTGCGCGTTTATTTGAAACTGAATATCATGGTGTTTGGGATCCTAAAGTTGGTCAAGCTGAATATGCTGCATTTTACGCAGAGCCCCTACAAGCAACAGGTGGTTATATTGTTCCGCCGAGAAACTACTTTAAAGGCTTGAAAAAAGTACTTGATCAATATGGTATTTTACTTGTTGTTGATGAGATTCAAATGGGCTTTTATCGTACTGGTAAATTATGGTCAATTGAGCATTTTGATGTCAAACCAGATGTTGTTGTATTTGCTAAAGCATTAACTAATGGTTTAAACCCATTAGGTGGTTTATGGGCTCGTGAAGAGTTAATTAATCCAACCGTTTTCCCTGTTGGGTCAACGCATTCAACTTTTGCATCTAACCCACTTGGTACTGCGGTTGGTTTAGAAGTATTAAAAATGACGTCAGAAAAAGACTATGAATCGATGGTTATGGATAGCGGTGCTTACTTCCTTGAAGGCTTAAAATCACTTGAAAAACGCCATAAAGAAATTGGTGAAGTTGACGGCTTAGGTTTAGCACTACGCGCTGAAATTTGTACTGAAGATGGTTTTACTGCCAATAAAGCATTAGTTGATAAAATGGTCGATATCGGTATGTCAGGCGATCTTGATTGGAAAGGCCAAAAAATGGGATTAGTCCTTGATATTGGTGGCTATTATAAAAACGTAATCACGTTTGCTCCATCTCTACATATATCTAAAGCAGAAATTGACCAAGGGATCGAATTACTTGATCAGTTAATTACTCGTGCTAAAAAAGAATTAGCTTAA
- a CDS encoding GNAT family N-acetyltransferase, which translates to MKYLNQLEPNDLITNFLSCPPNNFDAWQDDSGVPIFSAKFDLLTTADDDLKKKVAKLPFYSRWRNILQPKTCFVGTTVSEYVLLNSRLSPEKLAKHILQQYSKKFTLTIVKDIPQQSPLLDEAANGYAQDFIEQLKSLGFIEVEGQALAWVPIDFDNIDDYLSRLSYSRRKNFRRKLKQQNELDIEVISLGDSQFLEPAILDNYYQLYLNVFEQSEIHFDLLSKEFFTQLLQNQDSNGKIFTYYHQNQLIGYNICFEYQDTLVDKYIGFVYPKARELNLYYISWFYNLVYAKQQGLKAYIAGWTDPEVKASLGAKFTFTKHMVYVRNPILRVILNKLSRKFESDRQWQDSINDKQS; encoded by the coding sequence ATGAAATATCTAAATCAATTAGAACCTAACGACTTAATCACTAATTTTTTAAGTTGCCCTCCCAATAATTTTGATGCTTGGCAAGATGATAGCGGTGTGCCAATATTTTCAGCAAAATTTGACTTACTTACAACGGCAGATGACGACTTAAAAAAGAAAGTAGCTAAATTACCTTTTTATTCTCGTTGGCGTAACATACTGCAACCTAAGACTTGCTTTGTTGGTACAACAGTATCTGAGTATGTTTTATTAAATAGTCGTTTATCACCAGAGAAATTAGCTAAGCATATTTTGCAGCAATACAGTAAAAAATTTACTTTAACGATTGTAAAAGATATTCCCCAGCAATCACCATTACTTGATGAAGCAGCCAATGGTTATGCGCAAGATTTTATCGAACAATTAAAATCTTTAGGGTTTATTGAAGTTGAGGGGCAGGCTCTTGCATGGGTACCCATTGATTTTGATAATATCGATGATTATTTATCGCGTTTATCTTATAGTCGACGTAAAAATTTTAGGCGAAAATTAAAACAACAAAATGAATTAGATATCGAGGTGATCTCACTCGGTGATAGTCAGTTTCTTGAACCAGCAATACTCGATAATTATTATCAGCTCTATTTAAATGTTTTTGAACAAAGCGAAATTCACTTTGATTTATTAAGTAAAGAATTTTTCACACAGTTACTGCAAAATCAAGATTCTAACGGTAAAATTTTCACTTATTACCATCAAAATCAGCTCATTGGTTATAATATTTGTTTTGAATATCAAGATACCTTAGTCGATAAATATATTGGCTTTGTCTATCCAAAAGCAAGAGAGTTAAACTTGTATTATATTAGCTGGTTTTATAATTTGGTCTATGCTAAACAACAAGGTTTAAAAGCCTATATTGCTGGTTGGACTGATCCTGAAGTTAAAGCGTCACTAGGCGCTAAATTTACTTTTACTAAACATATGGTATATGTTCGCAATCCGATTTTAAGGGTTATTTTAAATAAATTAAGTCGGAAATTTGAAAGTGATCGCCAGTGGCAAGATTCAATTAATGATAAACAGTCATAG
- a CDS encoding arginase family protein has protein sequence MNRTIILDFDNSVDSIENALRVDLASWQAAIRFGCSKKNFRQLAIKLQQDLPTSYGTVMLGSGDYHHISLLLIQRLQNIYNAQHPLEVVIFDNHPDNMRYLFGIHCGSWVSYVARLPFVSHVHVLGITSNDIGFSHAWENRLSPLIKNKLTYWSMDVNTRWANTIGLGRAFKNFTTPDDLINGFLTYQISRSQPVYLSIDKDALDEETIQTNWDQGRLKTDHILKTISSLGERIIASDITGDVSNWQHPSRFKRLLSILDKQPSIPTNTLELWQAQQHQVNLQLLSALQAN, from the coding sequence ATGAACCGTACGATTATACTAGATTTTGATAATAGCGTTGATAGCATAGAAAACGCGCTTAGGGTTGATTTAGCAAGTTGGCAAGCGGCGATCCGTTTTGGTTGTTCTAAGAAAAATTTTCGTCAATTAGCTATTAAATTGCAGCAAGATTTACCAACAAGTTATGGTACGGTTATGCTTGGTAGTGGTGATTATCATCATATTTCCTTATTACTAATTCAACGTTTGCAAAATATTTATAACGCTCAACATCCACTTGAAGTTGTTATATTTGATAATCATCCTGATAATATGCGTTATCTATTTGGTATTCACTGTGGATCTTGGGTGAGTTATGTCGCTCGTTTACCCTTTGTAAGCCATGTTCATGTACTTGGCATTACGTCTAATGATATCGGATTTTCACACGCTTGGGAAAACCGTTTATCTCCATTAATTAAAAATAAGCTTACCTATTGGAGTATGGATGTAAATACTCGTTGGGCTAATACAATCGGTTTGGGGCGAGCTTTTAAAAATTTTACGACGCCAGATGATTTAATTAATGGCTTTTTAACTTATCAAATAAGTCGTTCACAGCCAGTCTATTTATCGATTGATAAAGATGCACTTGATGAAGAAACGATTCAAACTAATTGGGATCAGGGTAGATTAAAAACAGATCATATTTTAAAAACAATTTCCTCATTAGGCGAACGAATTATTGCCAGTGATATTACTGGTGACGTTTCTAATTGGCAACATCCGAGCCGTTTTAAGCGATTACTTAGTATTTTAGATAAACAACCATCAATTCCAACTAATACACTTGAGCTGTGGCAAGCACAACAACATCAAGTAAATTTACAGTTATTATCTGCACTACAGGCTAATTAG